One region of Chryseobacterium sp. SORGH_AS_0447 genomic DNA includes:
- a CDS encoding DUF2089 family protein, whose protein sequence is MKLPIVCPSCESALQVSQMKCSHCETTVNGNYELPLYLQLTREEQEFILSFFLSSGSIKEMAKQAGLSYPTMRNKMDDLIGKIETLKK, encoded by the coding sequence ATGAAACTTCCTATTGTATGTCCGAGTTGTGAATCGGCTTTGCAGGTCAGCCAGATGAAATGCAGCCATTGTGAAACGACGGTTAACGGCAACTACGAGCTTCCTCTTTATTTACAGCTTACCCGCGAAGAGCAGGAATTTATCCTCAGTTTTTTTCTTTCAAGCGGAAGCATTAAGGAAATGGCAAAACAGGCAGGACTGTCCTATCCAACGATGAGAAACAAGATGGACGATCTGATCGGAAAAATTGAAACCCTGAAAAAATAA
- a CDS encoding YIP1 family protein, which translates to MNWKLLFNPFGIYSEKQLLVSGILITAAGSFLGALLNVTFDGVLDVHQYETNFLTSLKENSINVACIFIVLFILGKLINRKTRAIDILNTSMVSRFPQYISAVITALPLLKRIEDEIINHQDDLQHLNFKPLDLALLFVISMLLLTITAYYIVLLVNGFKTAVNAKKWQHFVGFAAALIIAEIISKLLISL; encoded by the coding sequence ATGAACTGGAAACTACTCTTTAATCCTTTCGGAATCTACAGTGAAAAGCAGCTTTTGGTATCCGGTATCCTGATTACCGCAGCAGGTTCCTTTTTAGGCGCTCTTTTAAATGTGACTTTTGACGGCGTCCTGGATGTTCATCAATATGAAACCAACTTTTTAACAAGCTTAAAAGAAAACAGCATCAACGTCGCCTGTATTTTCATTGTGCTTTTCATCCTGGGTAAACTGATCAACCGAAAGACAAGGGCGATTGATATTCTTAACACGTCCATGGTGTCCCGGTTCCCGCAATACATCAGCGCGGTGATCACTGCTTTGCCGCTGCTGAAAAGAATCGAAGATGAAATCATCAATCACCAAGACGACCTGCAGCATTTGAACTTTAAACCATTGGACCTCGCCCTTCTTTTTGTAATAAGCATGCTGCTTCTAACGATTACGGCTTATTATATTGTTCTTTTGGTGAACGGTTTTAAAACCGCTGTCAATGCCAAAAAATGGCAGCATTTTGTAGGTTTCGCCGCTGCTTTGATCATTGCTGAAATTATTTCTAAACTTTTAATATCCCTTTAA
- the speB gene encoding agmatinase, translating to MKTYAGIPEENASLENSKVVLVTVPYDGTSTWGKGADKGPELFLDASENMELYDIETQTEPYLEGVYLAGEISENATPEAMTEAVYQKIKELLNHDGKLFTLFGGEHSVSIGSIRAVGEKFENLTVLQLDAHTDLRPEFHGSTSNHACAVFEANQKHNLVQVGIRSMDVEEAQYLPEGRVFFAHEIANNENWVNDVLEQVSGNVYITIDLDAFDPSLCPSTGTPEPGGLQWYPTLELLRKVFEKCNVVAFDIVELMDSPMAKPSAFLAAKLYYKMLAYYHIYNNN from the coding sequence ATGAAGACATACGCAGGAATTCCTGAAGAAAATGCATCATTGGAAAACTCGAAAGTAGTGCTGGTAACCGTTCCTTATGACGGAACCTCAACCTGGGGAAAAGGAGCCGATAAAGGCCCGGAACTTTTCCTGGATGCTTCCGAAAACATGGAGCTTTACGACATTGAAACGCAGACGGAACCTTATCTGGAAGGTGTTTATCTAGCCGGAGAAATTTCTGAAAATGCTACACCGGAAGCCATGACGGAAGCCGTTTACCAGAAAATAAAAGAGCTTTTGAATCATGACGGAAAATTGTTTACTCTTTTCGGAGGAGAGCATTCCGTTTCCATCGGTTCAATCCGTGCGGTAGGGGAGAAGTTTGAAAACTTAACGGTCCTTCAGCTGGATGCGCATACCGATCTTCGTCCGGAATTTCACGGCTCTACGTCCAACCATGCCTGTGCGGTTTTTGAAGCCAACCAGAAGCATAACCTGGTACAGGTGGGAATCCGTTCTATGGATGTTGAGGAAGCGCAGTACCTGCCGGAAGGAAGAGTATTCTTCGCGCACGAAATTGCCAACAACGAAAACTGGGTGAATGACGTATTGGAGCAGGTTTCCGGAAATGTGTACATCACCATCGACCTTGATGCGTTTGATCCTTCGCTTTGTCCGTCAACAGGAACTCCGGAACCGGGTGGCTTGCAATGGTATCCGACTTTGGAATTATTGAGAAAAGTATTTGAAAAATGCAATGTGGTCGCATTTGATATCGTAGAATTAATGGATTCTCCGATGGCAAAGCCAAGCGCATTCTTAGCGGCAAAGCTGTATTACAAAATGCTGGCGTATTACCATATCTATAACAACAACTAA
- a CDS encoding IS4 family transposase, translating into MSSRDFTRKRKLSFSNTLLFMLNFITKSLSCEIVNFIHYIRSLGQTQNTFTKSAYVQNRKKIKPEVFIHLNKRLVEEFYTDNSAVQTKFNGLRLLAIDGSRINLPQTRELEEIYGVSKNQTSHTCVQAKACVLYDTINKICLKGVLSSIDTDERLQALELLAHCCHNDLLLYDRGFASFDFFYQHHKRNFNYLMRVKVGLNQTIKDFVKSGISSMITDFKPSPNVDLSGKDYGRDYTFKVRLLRVVLDNGTIEVLATSLLDEACYPSEIFKALYFERWGIETYFDEIKNKLHLEEFSGYSNNSILQDFYSTLLVSNIQTLIVRELEQELNEVDTKKKYRYKVNTSLSYSLMKNRILNLLFSNVKKEDIVAELKILFASHMIPVRPKRSFKRNILKYRVRAKPKVTKNYKKNL; encoded by the coding sequence ATGAGTAGCAGAGATTTCACCCGCAAAAGGAAGTTGAGCTTTTCAAATACGCTTTTGTTTATGCTCAACTTCATTACCAAAAGCCTGTCCTGTGAGATTGTAAATTTCATTCACTATATAAGATCTTTGGGCCAGACACAGAATACTTTTACAAAAAGTGCATACGTACAGAACAGAAAAAAGATAAAGCCCGAGGTTTTTATTCATCTGAACAAGCGGCTTGTGGAAGAATTCTATACAGATAATTCTGCAGTACAGACCAAATTCAATGGTCTTCGTCTGTTGGCTATTGATGGTTCGAGAATTAATCTACCTCAAACCCGAGAGCTGGAAGAGATTTATGGTGTATCCAAAAACCAGACTTCTCATACCTGCGTACAGGCCAAAGCCTGCGTACTGTATGATACAATCAATAAAATCTGTTTAAAAGGGGTACTTTCTTCTATAGATACTGATGAACGTTTACAGGCTCTTGAGCTGTTGGCTCATTGTTGCCATAATGATCTGCTGCTATATGACCGTGGTTTTGCTTCATTTGATTTCTTTTATCAGCATCACAAAAGAAATTTTAACTACCTTATGCGCGTAAAAGTAGGTTTGAACCAAACCATAAAAGATTTCGTCAAAAGCGGAATATCCAGTATGATAACAGACTTTAAGCCTTCTCCCAACGTAGATCTGTCAGGAAAAGATTATGGTAGAGACTATACTTTTAAGGTAAGATTGTTGCGTGTCGTACTGGATAATGGCACCATCGAAGTTCTTGCAACCTCTCTTTTAGATGAGGCTTGTTATCCTTCGGAGATTTTCAAAGCCCTATATTTTGAACGCTGGGGCATAGAAACCTATTTTGATGAAATCAAAAACAAGCTTCACCTGGAGGAATTTTCCGGTTACTCAAACAACAGCATCTTACAGGATTTCTATTCTACTTTGCTTGTAAGCAATATACAGACCCTTATTGTCAGAGAACTCGAACAGGAGCTTAATGAAGTTGATACGAAAAAGAAGTACCGGTACAAAGTCAATACTTCCCTTTCTTACAGCTTGATGAAAAACAGAATTTTGAATTTGCTCTTTAGCAATGTAAAAAAAGAGGATATAGTGGCAGAGCTTAAAATTCTTTTTGCTTCTCATATGATCCCCGTCAGACCCAAAAGATCCTTTAAAAGGAATATTTTAAAATACAGAGTCAGAGCGAAACCAAAGGTCACTAAAAACTATAAAAAAAATCTATAA
- a CDS encoding methylated-DNA--[protein]-cysteine S-methyltransferase yields MSTQNQIDYERIAKAIAYIRSNFKLQPGLEEVAEEISLSPAHFQKMFSDWAGTSPKKFLQFISLEHAKSLLKEEKASLFDTAYETGFSSTSRLHDLFVKIEGMSPAEYKNGGKSLNINYSFSGSPFGNVIAASTEKGICYLAFENDIQKALGDLRAKFPNASFFEKQDDFQNTALSIFSTDWTELKTVKLHLKGTDFQLKVWESLLTILMGKLSTYGTLAEKIGHSKASRAVGTAIGSNPVAFLIPCHRVIQSSGKIGGYMWGIDRKQMMIGWESAKIYSGY; encoded by the coding sequence ATGTCCACACAAAATCAGATCGATTACGAAAGAATTGCCAAAGCGATAGCCTATATCCGCAGCAATTTTAAGCTTCAGCCGGGTTTGGAGGAAGTGGCGGAAGAAATCAGTTTGAGTCCGGCCCATTTTCAGAAGATGTTTTCCGATTGGGCGGGAACAAGTCCGAAGAAGTTTTTGCAGTTCATCAGTCTTGAACATGCCAAAAGCTTACTGAAGGAAGAAAAAGCGAGTTTATTTGATACCGCCTACGAGACGGGATTTTCGAGCACCAGCAGGCTGCATGATCTGTTTGTGAAGATCGAAGGGATGTCTCCGGCAGAATATAAAAACGGAGGAAAAAGCCTCAACATCAATTACAGCTTTTCCGGAAGCCCTTTCGGAAATGTGATTGCCGCTTCCACTGAAAAAGGAATCTGCTATCTGGCTTTTGAAAACGATATACAAAAAGCATTGGGAGATTTACGGGCTAAATTTCCCAATGCTTCTTTTTTTGAAAAACAGGATGATTTCCAGAACACCGCACTGTCTATTTTCAGTACGGACTGGACCGAACTCAAGACTGTAAAGCTCCATTTGAAAGGAACCGATTTTCAATTGAAAGTCTGGGAAAGCCTCTTAACCATCCTGATGGGAAAATTATCAACCTACGGAACATTAGCTGAAAAGATAGGCCATTCCAAAGCCTCAAGAGCTGTCGGAACCGCCATCGGAAGCAATCCGGTAGCATTTCTTATTCCCTGTCACCGTGTGATCCAGTCGTCCGGGAAAATCGGCGGCTACATGTGGGGAATCGACCGGAAGCAGATGATGATCGGGTGGGAGAGCGCAAAGATTTATTCCGGATATTAG
- a CDS encoding alpha-ketoglutarate-dependent dioxygenase AlkB has protein sequence MLSLFEDPSENPANLLPKDGTVHYYGKVFSKEKSDFYYDYLFNRIPWENDEAVIFGKLIITKRKVAWFGDKPFEYTYSKRTKQAKPWTPELLELKRRCEEVTGETYNSCLLNLYHDGSEGMAYHSDAEKDLKKHGAIASLTFGAERKFLFKHKTENEKAEVFLENGSLLVMKGTTQDHWLHRLPTTTKVKSPRVNLTFRTIVE, from the coding sequence ATGCTCAGCCTCTTTGAAGACCCATCAGAAAATCCGGCAAACCTCCTTCCTAAAGACGGGACCGTTCATTATTACGGGAAAGTTTTCTCCAAAGAAAAATCGGATTTTTACTACGACTATTTATTCAACCGGATTCCTTGGGAAAACGATGAAGCCGTTATTTTCGGAAAACTGATTATCACCAAGAGAAAAGTAGCCTGGTTTGGGGACAAGCCCTTTGAATATACTTATTCCAAGCGTACAAAGCAGGCAAAGCCCTGGACACCGGAACTGCTGGAACTCAAGCGAAGATGTGAGGAAGTAACAGGAGAAACCTACAATTCCTGTCTGTTGAACCTGTACCACGATGGCAGTGAGGGCATGGCCTACCACAGCGATGCCGAAAAAGACCTGAAAAAGCATGGAGCCATCGCGTCATTAACATTCGGTGCCGAAAGGAAATTTTTATTCAAGCATAAAACGGAAAATGAAAAAGCAGAGGTTTTCCTTGAAAACGGAAGCCTGCTGGTGATGAAAGGAACCACGCAGGATCACTGGCTGCACCGCCTGCCGACTACAACCAAAGTGAAATCTCCAAGGGTAAACCTGACATTCCGGACGATCGTAGAGTAG
- a CDS encoding S9 family peptidase: MKIKTLFVLVSLLFTYFLQAQTIEGSWKGELEFQGMKLPLILNIKKNGSLYSSTMNSPKQGAKDIPVDKTDFANNELSFEQKMLGATYKGKLTDGKIEGTFSQNGMQLPLTFTPNTENGSGLNRPQTPKPPFNYDTEDVSFQNPTDKNTLAGTFAQPENFDKNKPILVLITGSGTQNRDEELFGHKPFAVIADDFAKKGIATLRLHDRGAGSSSKGSASDTSYNFATDINTAVGYLVSKGYKNIGLLGHSEGGMIAPIVAATNKNVKFLVLMAAPGTPVDQLLIQQNEKAGKLMGQSDLQTQQSRKVNSEIYGFIKNYSGNTYEKDLQQFLTKNFAGQLSEEAIQNIQRQTSSAWFRYFLKFNPDSYLSKIKIPVLALNGSLDFQVPAKENLEAISQSLKKAGNMNFKTEELPGLNHLFQEAKTGAFSEYADIEQTISPAAMDKMTDWIVKMKK, from the coding sequence ATGAAAATAAAAACATTATTTGTACTCGTATCATTACTGTTCACCTATTTTTTACAGGCACAGACCATCGAAGGATCATGGAAAGGCGAACTTGAATTCCAGGGCATGAAACTTCCATTAATTTTAAACATTAAGAAAAACGGAAGCCTTTACTCTTCCACTATGAACAGTCCGAAACAAGGTGCCAAAGATATTCCCGTCGATAAAACAGATTTTGCGAACAACGAACTTTCCTTTGAACAGAAAATGCTGGGCGCTACTTATAAAGGAAAACTGACCGACGGAAAAATCGAAGGAACGTTTTCCCAGAACGGTATGCAGCTGCCACTGACTTTTACACCGAATACAGAAAACGGATCCGGCCTTAACCGTCCGCAGACCCCGAAACCGCCATTCAACTATGATACGGAAGATGTTTCCTTCCAAAATCCAACAGATAAAAACACACTGGCAGGAACCTTCGCTCAGCCTGAAAATTTTGATAAAAACAAACCTATTTTGGTGCTGATCACCGGTTCCGGAACCCAGAACCGCGATGAAGAACTTTTCGGGCATAAGCCTTTTGCCGTGATCGCCGATGATTTCGCGAAAAAAGGAATTGCGACATTGAGGCTTCATGACAGGGGAGCCGGAAGCTCTTCCAAGGGTTCAGCAAGCGACACTTCCTATAATTTCGCCACCGATATCAATACCGCAGTCGGTTACCTGGTTTCTAAAGGATATAAAAATATCGGGCTGCTCGGGCATTCCGAAGGCGGAATGATTGCACCGATCGTTGCTGCTACGAACAAGAACGTAAAATTCCTCGTCCTGATGGCAGCACCCGGCACTCCGGTAGATCAGCTGTTGATTCAGCAAAATGAAAAAGCAGGAAAACTGATGGGACAAAGTGATCTTCAGACGCAGCAAAGCAGAAAAGTCAATTCCGAAATTTACGGTTTTATTAAAAATTATTCCGGGAATACTTATGAAAAAGACCTTCAGCAGTTTCTGACTAAAAATTTTGCAGGGCAGCTGAGTGAAGAAGCCATCCAGAATATTCAGCGTCAGACTTCCAGCGCCTGGTTTCGGTATTTTCTGAAATTTAATCCGGACAGCTATCTGTCGAAGATCAAAATTCCGGTTCTTGCCTTGAACGGAAGCCTCGATTTCCAGGTTCCTGCAAAAGAGAACCTTGAAGCCATTAGTCAATCCCTGAAAAAAGCAGGCAATATGAATTTTAAAACGGAAGAATTGCCGGGGCTGAATCATCTTTTCCAGGAAGCCAAAACAGGTGCCTTTTCCGAATATGCCGATATCGAGCAGACCATTTCTCCTGCCGCCATGGATAAAATGACCGATTGGATCGTAAAAATGAAAAAGTAA
- a CDS encoding HAD family phosphatase, translating to MPLKAVLFDMDGVIVDTEPLHRKAYFKTFNDLGIEVSEDLYTSFTGASTKRVCDTLIREFDLKQTFEEIADTKRNYFKDYFYNDEDFDLISGVKDLIQHYYDNGIKLILASSATMTTINMVFEKFELEKYFMGKISGADLKESKPHPEVFLLAAEMAGEPVENCMVIEDSTNGILAAHRAKIFCAAYRSLHSKNQDYTLADTVVSDYSDLEIDKISQYFD from the coding sequence ATGCCTTTAAAAGCTGTGCTGTTCGATATGGATGGCGTGATTGTAGATACGGAACCTTTGCACAGAAAAGCCTATTTTAAAACATTTAACGACCTGGGAATCGAAGTTTCCGAAGATCTGTACACTTCTTTCACGGGAGCTTCGACGAAAAGAGTCTGTGATACACTGATTCGTGAGTTCGATTTAAAGCAGACCTTCGAAGAGATTGCAGATACCAAAAGAAATTATTTCAAGGATTACTTTTACAATGATGAGGACTTTGATCTGATCTCCGGAGTAAAAGACCTCATCCAGCATTATTACGACAACGGAATCAAATTAATTCTGGCGTCTTCCGCTACGATGACGACCATCAATATGGTTTTTGAAAAATTTGAGCTGGAAAAATATTTTATGGGAAAGATCAGCGGGGCCGACCTGAAGGAATCCAAACCTCATCCCGAAGTCTTTCTGCTGGCCGCCGAAATGGCCGGGGAACCGGTAGAAAACTGCATGGTGATTGAAGATTCCACCAACGGAATTCTGGCGGCGCACCGGGCAAAAATTTTCTGTGCAGCATACAGAAGCCTGCATTCCAAAAACCAGGATTATACATTGGCAGACACGGTGGTTTCTGATTATTCGGATCTGGAAATCGATAAAATTTCGCAGTATTTTGATTAA